The following proteins are encoded in a genomic region of Necator americanus strain Aroian chromosome II, whole genome shotgun sequence:
- a CDS encoding hypothetical protein (NECATOR_CHRII.G7377.T1), with protein MRTLKHQLDYVLARNISQSDIRKSRAVWYIKFDSDHRSVLLSFKLESNLMLQFHKRNREALLQPKIDVSIDVGVLTGRRLYDADSFTKCIQDATKETLLGPKKKFAFVSRETRFTYNSVCAAHNTGDFNHEKHLRKKLGRQLQQNCKYQCLSRAKESG; from the coding sequence atgaggactcttaaacatcagctcgactacgttctggcgaggaacatttctcagtcagatattcgaaaatctagagctgtttggtaCATCaagttcgactctgaccaccgttcagttcttctcagcttcaagctAGAGTCGAACTTGATGTTACAGTTTCACAAGAGAAACAGAGAAGCTCTTCTGCAGCCGAAAATCGATGTGTCTATAGATGTTGGAGTACTGACAGGGAGGAGACTTTATGATGCCGATTCCtttacaaagtgcatccaggacgctacAAAGGAAACGCTTCTAGGGCCGAAGAAGAAGTTCGCTTTTGTATCCAGAGAGACGAGGTTCACGTATAATTCTGTATGTGCAGCTCACAATACTGGTGATTTCAACCATGAAAAGCATCTGAGAAAGAAGTTGGGTCGTCAGCTGCAACAAAATTGCAAATACCAATGCTTATCAAGAGCTAAGGAGTCCGGATAG
- a CDS encoding hypothetical protein (NECATOR_CHRII.G7378.T1) yields MRRMLSVWWGVYGIYRFELLPNNTTVTAEFSDETSKNAGLADKMSKEHPKLENVCCTITCALTSQRRLPAKFWSSNGPGPERLPPLPIASASSGKEALR; encoded by the coding sequence ATGAGAAGaatgctgagcgtctggtggggagtttatggaatctaccgtttcgaactgctgccgaacaacacgacagttactgccgagtTTTCTGACGAGACCAGCAAGAATGCaggactggccgacaagatgagcaaggagcacccgaagctcgagaacgtctgctgcacgataacgtgCGCCCTCACATCGCAAAGAAGACTTCCCgcaaaattctggagctcgaATGGACCTGGTCCtgagcgactaccacctcttccgatcgcttcagcatcatcTGGAaaagaagcgctacgatga
- a CDS encoding hypothetical protein (NECATOR_CHRII.G7374.T2): MRKLEWDDMGVKIDGRQLHHLRFADDIVLITPSISQAERMLTEFAETCGCIGLELNLQKTMFMRNGWISDAPFTLNGTNISECTSYVYLGRELNMMNDLAPSWAGGEERLGERTRASRT; encoded by the coding sequence atgcgaaagttggaatgggacgacatgggagtgaagatcgatggtcggcagctacaccatttgcgctttgctgatgacatcgtactgataacacctagcatcagccaagcggaacgaatgctgaccgaattcgccgaaacatgtggatgcatcggtcttgagctgaatcttcaaaagacgatgttcatgcggaacggatggatctcggatgccccattcacgctcaacggaacgaacatatccgaatgcaccagctacgtctatctgggtcgggaattgaacatgatgaacgacctggccccgagctgggcaggaggagaagagcggcttggggagcgtacaagagcatcgaggacgtag
- a CDS encoding hypothetical protein (NECATOR_CHRII.G7375.T1) has protein sequence MDLGCPIHAQRNEHIRMHQLRLSGSGIEHDERPGPELGRRRRAAWGAYKSIEDVVKKTKNTRLRAHLFNTTVLPALTYASETWALRKQEENAVSVIERAIERVMLGVSRFKQVRDGIRSSLLRQRSKIRDAAAFAKESKIRWAGHVMRFNDNRWTRAVSDWIPRDIKRNTGRPPTRWSDFFTKSFKENYDALRVPRERRNHWATLARDRDKWKNYWRPLDRFEDQRESR, from the coding sequence atggatctcggatgccccattcacgctcaacggaacgaacatatccgaatgcaccagctacgtctatctgggtcgggaattgaacatgatgaacgacctggccccgagctgggcaggaggagaagagcggcttggggagcgtacaagagcatcgaggacgtagtgaagaagaccaagaacacccggctccgtgctcacctcttcaacaccaccgtacttcctgctttgacctatgcctcagaaacctgggcacttcgcaagcaggaagaaaacgcggtgagcgtcattgaacgcgcaattgagagagtgatgctaggagtatcccgtttcaagcaagtgagagacgggattcgaagttctctcctacgtcagcgatcgaagatcagagacgccgccgcgtttgccaaggaaagtaaaataaggtgggccggacacgtgatgcgctttaacgacaaccgttggaccagagccgtgagcgactggattccccgcgatattaagcgcaatacaggaagaccgccgacccgatggtcagatttcttcacgaagtccttcaaagaaaattacgatgctcttcgtgtcccacgcgaaaggaggaaccactgggctactctggcacgcgaccgggacaaatggaagaattactggcgcccgctcgaccggttcgaagaccaacgggagtcaaggtga
- a CDS encoding hypothetical protein (NECATOR_CHRII.G7378.T2): MPDPFVKCKTMRRMLSVWWGVYGIYRFELLPNNTTVTAEFSDETSKNAGLADKMSKEHPKLENVCCTITCALTSQRRLPAKFWSSNGPGPERLPPLPIASASSGKEALR; this comes from the coding sequence atgccggatcctttcgtgaaatgCAAAACCATGAGAAGaatgctgagcgtctggtggggagtttatggaatctaccgtttcgaactgctgccgaacaacacgacagttactgccgagtTTTCTGACGAGACCAGCAAGAATGCaggactggccgacaagatgagcaaggagcacccgaagctcgagaacgtctgctgcacgataacgtgCGCCCTCACATCGCAAAGAAGACTTCCCgcaaaattctggagctcgaATGGACCTGGTCCtgagcgactaccacctcttccgatcgcttcagcatcatcTGGAaaagaagcgctacgatga
- a CDS encoding hypothetical protein (NECATOR_CHRII.G7376.T1) encodes MAAWLLLALGMHDEDLYAECDVVYRWMRHGRQDVRFRKIGNSDKWIDSVQALAEDREVWSELCSGTAHLGEAAVQSKRHKSRAQLRCICARNSAVEAADGTELAPSQNAAVAGASQGFILHLHSTEAPREKPRMQLRTLFMWF; translated from the exons ATGGCTGCTTGGCTACTGTTAGCCTTGGGTATGCAcgatgaagatctttacgcggaATGCGATGTGGTGTATCGGTGGATGAGACATGGAAG GcaagacgtaaggtttcgcaaaATAGGGAATAGCgacaaatggattgattctgtgcaagctctcgcagaagatcgagaagttTGGTCAGAGCTATGTTCAGGGACGGCACATCTCGGCGAAgctgcgg tccagtcaaaacgacataaatcaCGAGcgcagttgcggtgcatttgcgctcgaaacagtgcggtggaggcagcagatGGAACCGAGTTGGCTCCGTCGCAAAATGCAGCGGTGGCTGGTGCCAGCCAGGGTTTCATCCTTCATCTACACTCTACCGAAGCGCCTCGTGAGAAGCCGcgtatgcaattgcgtacgctcttcatgtggttttga